In Flagellatimonas centrodinii, a single window of DNA contains:
- a CDS encoding DUF1295 domain-containing protein, whose product MAATFRDHSRILIAYLLCIAVGAAVLLGSDLPPPWDSLVADLAATVVIFGFSLAYRNSSFYDAYWSVIPPLLAVYWYVDFEGVAVDPTRAVMVIALVWLWGIRLTANWATYWGGLTHEDWRYPLVRARAGRFGTLADFAGIHVFPTVQVFLGCLPIYAVMTRGQAPLGWLDAVAFVVTLGAIVIETVADLQLHAFIKRREPGSFIRHGLWAWSRHPNYFGELGFWWGLMLFGLAVAPDQWFWIVPGALAMTVMFVFVSIPFMDERSVVRRPAYAEHMQRVSALVPLPPRRD is encoded by the coding sequence ATGGCCGCCACATTCCGCGATCACAGTCGCATCCTGATCGCCTATCTGCTGTGCATCGCCGTCGGTGCGGCGGTGCTGCTCGGCAGCGATCTGCCGCCCCCCTGGGACAGCCTGGTCGCCGACCTTGCCGCCACCGTGGTGATCTTCGGATTCAGCCTCGCCTACCGCAATTCGAGCTTCTACGACGCCTACTGGAGCGTGATTCCGCCGCTGTTGGCGGTGTATTGGTATGTCGATTTCGAGGGCGTTGCGGTCGACCCGACGCGCGCCGTGATGGTGATTGCGCTGGTCTGGCTGTGGGGGATCCGCCTCACCGCCAACTGGGCCACCTACTGGGGCGGACTGACCCACGAAGACTGGCGCTATCCATTGGTCCGGGCGCGCGCCGGACGCTTCGGCACGCTGGCCGACTTCGCCGGCATTCATGTCTTCCCGACGGTCCAGGTGTTCCTCGGCTGCCTGCCGATCTACGCGGTCATGACCCGCGGCCAGGCGCCGCTGGGCTGGCTCGACGCCGTGGCCTTCGTCGTCACCCTGGGCGCCATCGTCATCGAAACCGTGGCGGACCTGCAGCTACACGCCTTCATCAAGCGACGCGAGCCCGGCAGCTTCATCCGCCACGGCCTGTGGGCCTGGTCGCGCCATCCCAACTACTTCGGCGAGCTGGGCTTCTGGTGGGGCCTGATGTTGTTCGGACTGGCGGTGGCGCCGGATCAATGGTTCTGGATCGTTCCCGGTGCGCTGGCGATGACGGTGATGTTCGTCTTCGTCAGCATTCCGTTCATGGATGAGCGCAGCGTCGTGAGGCGGCCCGCGTATGCCGAGCACATGCAACGGGTCTCGGCGCTGGTGCCGCTGCCGCCGCGTCGCGACTGA
- the yajC gene encoding preprotein translocase subunit YajC — MQFFPLILLVVLFYFMLIRPQMKRNKEHKQMLGALSKGDEVVTGGGLAGKVIELGESYVTVEIADNVAVKVQKPAITSVLPKGTLKAL; from the coding sequence ATGCAGTTCTTTCCGCTGATCCTGTTGGTGGTGCTGTTCTATTTCATGTTGATCCGTCCGCAGATGAAACGGAACAAGGAGCACAAGCAGATGCTCGGCGCGCTCTCCAAGGGCGACGAAGTGGTCACCGGTGGCGGCCTCGCCGGCAAGGTGATCGAGCTCGGCGAGTCCTATGTGACGGTCGAAATCGCCGACAACGTCGCGGTCAAGGTGCAGAAGCCGGCGATCACCAGCGTGTTGCCGAAGGGCACGCTGAAAGCGCTGTAA
- a CDS encoding patatin-like phospholipase family protein → MPRSLATAPATAPATGLVLTAGGARGAYQAGVLKRISELPALRDRPVPFRIITGASAGAINGAAMAAFADDFSAGATQLAQLWGQLKVTDVFRTDGAALARNGARLAVDLALGGLIGGGRTASLVDATPLRAFLGRHLPLDRIAQAIADGHLDALAITATGYHSGKAFTFVQGREGLPLWNKRRRVAVATAITVDHVRASAAIPIVFAPVPLAVAGTTPYFGDGALRLTTPLSPAIRLGADRLLAIGVRCPEISDRLLRTEMAPAGGALAPPHSPPLAQVCGVFLNAIFLDHLDADIDHLLRMNELVAAHIATAAERSPQVNEPMRVVAPLTLSPSADIAVMARTLSHRMPRHIRYLMDGLGTPDAQSADLASYLLFDQVFTRELIDLGYRDSHGRIDEIEAFLRLP, encoded by the coding sequence ATGCCCAGATCCCTCGCCACTGCTCCTGCCACGGCGCCGGCCACCGGGCTGGTACTGACCGCCGGCGGCGCCCGCGGGGCCTACCAGGCCGGCGTGCTGAAGCGGATCAGCGAGCTGCCGGCCCTGCGCGATCGGCCGGTGCCGTTTCGCATCATCACCGGCGCCTCGGCCGGGGCGATCAACGGTGCCGCCATGGCCGCCTTCGCCGACGATTTCAGCGCGGGCGCCACGCAGCTCGCGCAGCTTTGGGGTCAGCTCAAGGTCACCGACGTGTTCCGTACCGACGGTGCCGCACTGGCCCGCAACGGGGCGCGGCTGGCGGTGGATCTGGCGCTGGGCGGGCTGATCGGTGGTGGCCGTACCGCCTCCCTGGTCGACGCCACACCGTTGCGGGCGTTCCTGGGGCGACACCTGCCGCTGGATCGCATCGCCCAGGCGATCGCCGACGGGCACCTCGATGCCCTGGCGATTACGGCCACCGGCTATCACTCCGGCAAGGCCTTCACCTTCGTCCAGGGGCGTGAGGGACTGCCCCTGTGGAACAAGCGCCGGCGGGTGGCGGTGGCGACGGCCATCACGGTCGACCACGTGCGCGCCTCGGCGGCGATTCCCATTGTGTTCGCACCGGTTCCGCTGGCGGTGGCAGGGACCACGCCCTATTTCGGCGACGGCGCGCTGCGGTTGACGACGCCCCTGAGCCCCGCCATCCGGCTGGGGGCCGATCGCCTGCTGGCCATCGGCGTGCGCTGCCCCGAGATTTCCGACCGTCTGCTGCGGACCGAAATGGCGCCGGCGGGCGGTGCTCTGGCGCCGCCCCACAGCCCGCCGCTGGCCCAGGTCTGCGGGGTGTTTCTCAACGCCATCTTTCTGGATCACCTGGATGCCGATATCGACCACCTGCTGCGCATGAATGAGCTGGTGGCGGCGCACATCGCAACGGCCGCCGAGCGGTCGCCGCAGGTCAACGAGCCCATGCGGGTGGTGGCGCCGCTGACGCTGTCGCCGTCGGCCGACATCGCCGTCATGGCGCGCACCCTGTCCCACCGCATGCCGCGGCATATCCGGTACCTGATGGACGGCCTTGGCACCCCGGATGCCCAGAGCGCCGACCTTGCCAGCTATCTGCTGTTCGACCAGGTGTTCACCCGTGAGCTGATCGACCTCGGGTATCGCGACAGCCATGGTCGAATCGACGAGATCGAGGCCTTCCTGCGGTTGCCTTGA